From the genome of Leguminivora glycinivorella isolate SPB_JAAS2020 chromosome Z, LegGlyc_1.1, whole genome shotgun sequence, one region includes:
- the LOC125240551 gene encoding uncharacterized protein LOC125240551 has product MASKELLAKLPDIPLAKPGFGALDMTAPVLVSLNPDGNWQKSKPNCLDEEQLKAVVAHLVKSKAVSAAQSYCCQCAAEKKDGGSSNYVPVIMMPLYPADQCPFDMNCEIQKMKETQPKKKAKAKAVAEADKDDKEGKKKKKRGFVMQRLNDFDLLSQW; this is encoded by the exons ATGGCATCAAAAGAACTATTAGCGAAACTTCCAGACAT ACCTTTGGCAAAACCTGGTTTCGGAGCTCTGGATATGACTGCACCAGTATTAGTATCATTAAATCCAGATGGCAATTGGCAAAAGAGTAAACCAAATTGTTTAGACGAGGAACAACTGAAAGCCGTGGTGGCACATTTAGTTAAGTCTAAGGCTGTGTCCGCAGCCCAAAGCTATTGCTGCCAGTGCGCCGCTGAAAAG AAAGACGGAGGATCATCTAACTACGTCCCGGTTATAATGATGCCACTCTATCCAGCTGACCAATGTCCATTCGACATGAATTGtgaaatacagaaaatgaaagAAACACAACCTAAGAAAAAAGCAAAAGCTAAGGCTGTCGCTGAAGCGGATAAGGATGACAAAGAGggcaaaaagaaaaagaaaagggGATTTGTGATGCAGCGCCTCAATGATTTCGATTTGTTGTCACAGTGGTAA